In one window of Methanomicrobiales archaeon DNA:
- a CDS encoding RDD family protein: MVTIPLARWETRFWAWLIDIIIVTIVYSIAAGALRPLAPGSGIWDFRIGGFPTADIGLQSIVLFLYWTILEGYHGKSVGKMALSIRMAGRSGEAISYGAAAIESFGKAFLLPIDCLIGWLAMPGSKQRLFNRLSNTIVIRDTYEPPAGVEYRVEKE; encoded by the coding sequence ATGGTGACTATCCCCCTTGCGCGCTGGGAGACGCGGTTCTGGGCCTGGCTGATCGATATCATCATCGTCACGATCGTCTACAGCATCGCGGCCGGGGCGCTCCGCCCCCTTGCCCCGGGGAGCGGTATATGGGACTTCCGGATCGGCGGGTTCCCGACGGCGGATATCGGGCTTCAGAGCATCGTCCTCTTCCTCTACTGGACGATCCTGGAAGGCTACCACGGGAAGTCCGTGGGCAAGATGGCGCTCAGCATCCGCATGGCCGGGCGGAGCGGGGAGGCGATCAGCTACGGCGCCGCCGCGATCGAGAGCTTCGGGAAGGCGTTTCTGCTCCCGATCGACTGCCTGATCGGCTGGCTGGCGATGCCGGGCTCCAAGCAGCGCCTCTTCAACCGCCTCTCGAACACGATCGTGATCCGGGACACGTACGAACCGCCCGCGGGCGTGGAGTACCGGGTCGAGAAGGAGTGA
- a CDS encoding zinc ribbon domain-containing protein gives MKGILLRTTVTKGRGERYHKGAFHQLRSFIEYKTRRVGVRVIDGAYTSQQCSVCGFTHSDNRPDQAAFRCLACGHTENADINAARNIAARAAVNRSFAVCSPDTGERLNRKPRKSMAPRTVACPDFSRG, from the coding sequence GTGAAGGGCATCCTCCTGCGGACCACGGTTACGAAGGGCCGGGGCGAGCGATACCACAAGGGGGCGTTTCACCAGCTCCGATCCTTCATCGAGTACAAGACCCGCCGGGTTGGAGTCCGGGTGATCGACGGAGCGTATACGAGCCAGCAGTGCAGTGTCTGCGGGTTCACCCACTCCGACAACCGCCCGGACCAGGCAGCGTTCCGATGCCTCGCGTGCGGGCATACCGAGAACGCCGACATCAACGCAGCCAGGAACATCGCTGCCCGGGCCGCCGTCAACCGGTCTTTTGCGGTCTGCTCCCCCGACACCGGGGAGAGGTTGAATCGCAAGCCCAGAAAGAGCATGGCACCACGCACGGTAGCATGCCCCGACTTCAGTCGGGGGTAG
- a CDS encoding DUF1890 domain-containing protein: MTDTAHEQALLLMGCPEVPVQMGIGLYLAHMLRTHDRDVTVAGNPSVLQLLRTSDPGRCYVTRMIDLDRCIEEIVEKRRDYDLVIVFAHNDAGISYAATMRHISNGRIIVLIFGRNAETLAGQVDFPCETIVAVAVHNPMELKKKVDEAFGWRASRS; the protein is encoded by the coding sequence ATGACAGACACCGCACACGAGCAGGCGCTGCTCCTCATGGGCTGTCCGGAGGTCCCGGTCCAGATGGGTATCGGGCTCTACCTCGCGCACATGCTCCGCACGCACGACCGGGACGTGACGGTGGCCGGCAACCCCTCCGTCCTCCAGCTGCTGCGGACGTCGGATCCGGGCCGGTGCTACGTGACCCGCATGATCGACCTCGACCGCTGCATCGAGGAGATCGTGGAGAAGCGGCGGGACTACGACCTCGTCATCGTCTTCGCCCACAACGATGCCGGCATCTCGTACGCGGCGACGATGCGCCACATCTCGAACGGACGGATCATCGTGCTGATCTTCGGGAGGAACGCGGAAACGCTCGCCGGGCAGGTCGACTTCCCCTGCGAGACGATCGTGGCGGTGGCGGTCCATAACCCGATGGAGCTCAAGAAGAAGGTCGACGAGGCGTTCGGATGGCGTGCATCGAGGAGCTGA
- a CDS encoding DUF1894 domain-containing protein, whose protein sequence is MACIEELNKEVILSGATFQECRKYVEGHYAEVYYVDPGYKIFDKYIIGVPPIAIGIEGEAIVFPFTKPCYGTYLLRIRSPEEIARVRKKGRERRS, encoded by the coding sequence ATGGCGTGCATCGAGGAGCTGAACAAGGAGGTCATCCTCTCCGGCGCCACCTTCCAGGAGTGCCGGAAGTACGTCGAGGGGCACTACGCCGAGGTCTACTACGTGGACCCCGGCTACAAGATCTTCGACAAATACATCATCGGCGTGCCGCCGATCGCCATCGGGATCGAGGGGGAGGCGATCGTCTTCCCGTTCACGAAACCCTGCTACGGGACCTACCTGCTCCGCATCCGCTCCCCGGAGGAGATCGCGAGGGTGCGGAAGAAGGGGAGAGAGAGGAGATCCTAG
- the thiM gene encoding hydroxyethylthiazole kinase, whose product MDRMAIADLLAAVRAKRPLLHHITNCVTINDCANVTLCIGAAPVMTVAPEEAAEMAAAADALVLNIGTLDAVQIESMLLAGARANDRGIPVVLDPVGAGATRLRTQSVQLLLERLEIAILKGNAGEIGVVAGSGGCVRGVDSGGVTGDPVAVARDYARESGIVVAMTGETDVVTDGRRVLLVENGDPMLGRLSGTGCMASSIVGAFATVADDRVLSSAAALAAFGRAAERAAPMSNGPYSFRTALFDEIYRLAPSDLAEHARVRGADEL is encoded by the coding sequence ATGGATAGAATGGCAATTGCTGACCTCCTCGCCGCCGTGCGGGCGAAGAGGCCGCTTCTGCACCACATCACGAACTGCGTCACGATCAACGACTGCGCCAACGTCACGCTCTGCATCGGGGCAGCGCCGGTGATGACCGTCGCGCCCGAAGAGGCGGCCGAGATGGCGGCGGCAGCCGATGCCCTCGTACTGAATATCGGAACGCTGGACGCTGTCCAGATCGAGTCCATGCTCCTCGCGGGGGCACGGGCGAACGACCGGGGGATCCCGGTCGTGCTGGATCCCGTCGGTGCCGGAGCGACCCGCCTGCGGACGCAGTCCGTCCAGCTCCTCCTGGAGCGGCTGGAGATCGCGATCCTGAAGGGCAACGCCGGGGAGATCGGGGTCGTCGCCGGCAGCGGCGGGTGTGTCCGCGGGGTCGACTCCGGGGGGGTGACGGGCGACCCCGTGGCGGTTGCGCGGGATTATGCGCGGGAGAGCGGCATCGTCGTGGCGATGACGGGGGAGACCGATGTCGTCACCGACGGGCGGCGCGTCCTCCTGGTCGAGAATGGCGATCCGATGCTGGGAAGGCTCTCCGGCACCGGGTGCATGGCCTCCTCGATCGTCGGGGCGTTCGCCACGGTCGCGGACGACCGCGTCCTCTCGTCGGCGGCGGCGCTCGCGGCCTTCGGCCGGGCGGCGGAGCGGGCGGCCCCCATGTCGAACGGACCCTACTCGTTCCGCACGGCGCTCTTCGACGAGATCTACCGTCTTGCGCCCTCCGACCTGGCAGAGCACGCGAGGGTGAGGGGTGCCGATGAACTTTGA
- the thiE gene encoding thiamine phosphate synthase, translating into MNFDLYVVTDEEISRGLSHAEIARRAVDGGADAIQLRDKRMSGRALFEAACEIRSITRAAGALFIVNDRLDVALAAAADGVHLGQDDLPLRCARAIAPPHFIVGVSVGSVDEAIRAEEEGADYVALSPTFPTGSKADAGPGRGLSTLRAIRSAVSLPLIAIGGIGPRNAEDVIDAGADGIAVISAVVGQDDVERAARDLKALIASTKARRRRGCMR; encoded by the coding sequence ATGAACTTTGACCTCTACGTGGTCACCGACGAGGAGATCTCGCGCGGGCTCTCGCATGCGGAGATCGCCCGCCGCGCGGTGGACGGGGGTGCGGACGCGATCCAGCTCCGCGACAAGCGGATGTCGGGGCGGGCCCTGTTCGAGGCCGCGTGCGAGATCCGCTCGATCACGCGGGCGGCGGGAGCGCTCTTCATCGTCAACGACCGCCTGGACGTGGCCCTCGCCGCCGCTGCCGACGGCGTCCACCTGGGGCAGGACGATCTTCCGCTCCGCTGCGCCCGGGCGATCGCGCCCCCGCATTTCATCGTCGGGGTCTCGGTAGGCAGCGTGGACGAGGCGATCCGCGCCGAGGAGGAGGGCGCCGATTACGTGGCGCTCAGCCCCACGTTTCCCACCGGCTCCAAGGCGGACGCCGGTCCCGGACGGGGGCTGTCGACGCTGCGGGCGATACGGTCCGCCGTCTCCCTGCCCCTGATCGCGATCGGGGGCATCGGGCCCCGCAACGCGGAGGACGTGATCGACGCCGGAGCGGACGGCATCGCGGTCATCTCGGCGGTCGTCGGGCAGGACGACGTGGAAAGGGCTGCACGGGACCTGAAAGCGCTGATCGCCTCGACCAAGGCGCGGCGCCGGCGCGGCTGCATGCGGTGA